The window CTGTCCCCTACCCCGGGCGGTGGTGCACAGACCGTCTGAACTGCAAGGATGTGGCTATGGACAAGCAGCAGGAATTCGTCCTCAGGACACTCGAGGAGCGCGACATCCGCTTCGTGCGCCTGTGGTTCACCGATGTGCTCGGCTACCTCAAGTCCGTTGCCGTGGCGCCCGCCGAGCTCGAACAGGCATTTGACGAGGGCATCGGCTTCGACGGATCGGCCATCGAGGGCTTCGCCCGGGTCTACGAGTCCGACATGATCGCCAAGCCGGACCCCGGTACCTTCCAGATCCTGCCCTGGCGTGCGGAGGCCCCCGGCACCGCGCGGATGTTCTGCGACATCCTGATGCCCGACGGCTCGCCGTCCTTCGCCGACCCGCGCTACGTCCTCAAGCGCATCCTCGCCAAGACCTCCGACCTGGGCTTCACCTTCTACACCCACCCGGAGATCGAGTTCTTCCTGCTCAAGAACAAGCCGGTCGACGGCAGCCGGCCCACCCCCGCCGACAGCTCCGGCTACTTCGACCACACCCCGCAGAACGTCGGCATGGACTTCCGCCGCCAGGCGATCACCATGCTCGAATCCATGGGCATCTCGGTCGAGTTCAGCCACCACGAGGGCGCTCCCGGCCAGCAGGAGATCGACCTGCGGTACGCGGACGCGCTCTCCACCGCCGACAACATCATGACTTTCCGTCTGGTCATGAAGCAGGTCGCGCTGGAGCAGGGCGTGCAGGCGACCTTCATGCCGAAGCCGTTCTCGGAGTTCCCCGGCTCCGGTATGCACACCCACCTCTCCCTCTTCGAGGGTGACCGCAACGCGTTCTACGAGTCGGGCGCCGAGTACCAGCTGTCCAAGGTCGGCCGTTCCTTCATCGCGGGCCTGCTCAAGCACGCCGCGGAGATCTCCGCCGTGACGAACCAGTGGGTCAACTCGTACAAGCGCATCTGGGGCGGCTCGGCCCGCGCAGCGGGCGCCGGCGGTGAGGCCCCCTCGTACATCTGCTGGGGCCACAACAACCGCTCCGCCCTGATCCGCGTCCCGATGTACAAGCCCGGCAAGACCGGTTCGGCCCGCGTCGAGGTCCGCTCCATCGACTCCGGCGCCAACCCCTACCTGACCTACGCGGTACTGCTCGCCGCGGGCCTCAAGGGCATCGAGGAGGGGTACGAACTCCCGGCCGGCGCCGACGACGACGTCTGGGCGCTGTCCGACGCCGAGCGCCGCGCGATGGGCATCGAGCCGCTGCCGCAGAACCTGGGCGAGGCGATCTCGCTGATGGAGAAGAGCGAACTGGTCGCCGAGACGCTCGGTGAGCACGTCTTCGACTTCTTCCTCCGCAACAAGAAGCAGGAGTGGGAGGAGTACCGCAGCGAGGTCACGGCCTTCGAGCTGAAGGCACTGCTGCCGGTGCTGTAACCGCAGGTCAGCCGCATCGCGGCGACGCAGTGACGATCCGGGCCGGAGGCAGTGTGCCTCTGGCCCGGAGTCCGTTCAAACGCTCTGGGCCGTCTCTGGGCCGTCAGGCGCGGAAGCGGTGGCGTCGTACATGCTGTCCACGGCCTTCCGGGTGCGCCCCTCGCTACTCGGCATCAGGTGCGTGTACGTCCGGAGCGTGAAGCCGGGGTCAGAGTGCCCGAGGTAGGTGGAGAGGGCCTTGATGTTCCGTGACCCACAGCGCTATTCGATGCAGACGCACAGGAAAACCTTCTTTGTCTCCCCGACAGGACGGATGGAGCACGTACGCCCAACAGCTTTGCGGGCGAAGATTCGCTGCGCGCGCCGGGTTACGGCAGTCAGGCGAGCGTTTCGACGCTCAGCACCGCATCTGACGCCACGCGCTGATCCACCAGGGACGGCACTGCACTGAGCCGTCCTCGTGGCCCATGCGTTCGGCCATGAGCTTCGGCGGGGCTCCCACTTCTCTCATGAGGGTCTTGTGAGTGTGGCGCAGCCCGTGCGGTGTCAGCCCCGGCGCGATCGGCAGCCAGCACGCCTCAGCCCGCTTGGAGGCTCCTCGCCCGCGTGCCGGAATCCCGGGCCACGGCTCGCCCTGCTCACCATCCTCGCCGCGGCCACGGCCGACCTGCCGCCGCACCAGGCCGCGACCGGGTCCGCGGTGGTCGACATGAGTCGGCAGATGGGCACCGCTCTCGGCGTCGCCGTGCTGGTCGCCGTCCTCGGCACAGCCACGGCTTCCGACGTCCGTGCCGTCTACGCGTCCGGGTGGTGGATCATCTCGGGCTCGGCGATCCTCGGCGCGCTGGCCGCCTTCGGCATGACACCCTCTCGACGCCCCGCCGACACACCGGCGGCCGGCGGCGAACCGCACGGACCGGCCGCATCCGACCGGTCCACCGCACCCGACCAGTCCGCGGCGCGCTGACCTCGCGCGCCCTCACCGCCGGAGGCACATCGAAATGTCCCGTCCCGCCATGACCGCACACACCCTCACCACCCCGTCGCACACCACGTCCTACCTCGCGGCCGGCCCGGCCGGGGGGCCGCTGCTGCTGTTCGCGCACGGTTGGCCCGCCCTCGCCGCCACGTGGCGGAAGCAGCTGACGCACTTCGCCGCCCTGGGCTACCGGGTCGTGGCACCCGACCTCCGGGGCTACGGCCACTCCACCGTGTACGGCTCCCCGGACGCTTACCGCCAGGAGAACGTCGTCCACGACATGCTCGAACTGCTCGACCACCTCGGGCGCGAGCGGGCGGTCTGGATCGGCCACGACTGGGGAAGCCCAACCGTCTGGAACCTCGCCAGCCACCACCCCGACCACACAGCGGCGGTGGCCGGCCTGGCCGTTCCCTACCGCAGCCTGGAACTGGGCCTTGGGGCGCTGCTGCCGCTGGTCAACCGCGACCTGTACCCCGAAGTCACCTATCCCATGGCGCAGTTCGACTACATGGCCTACTACGAGGAGCATCCCGAGCGGGCCACGGCGGTGCTGGACGCCGACCCGGGCAGCAGCGTCAGGGCGCTGTACCGGCGCGGCGACCCGATCACGCCGGGCACGCGGGTCTCCCCGCTTGCCACGCTACGGCGGGACGGCGGCTGGTTCGGCGGGGCCGACCGCGCCCCCGACCTCCCGCTGGACACGGCCGTCCTCACCGAGGAGGACGCCGAGGTCCTCACCGAGTCGCTGGCGCGCAACGGCTTCGCGGGACCCACCGCCTACTACCTCAACCACGAGGCCAACGCCGTGTACGCCCGGCAGGCGGTCAACGGCGGCCGGCTGGACCTTCCCGTCCTCTTCCTGGGCGCCGATTACGACGCCACGGCCGACGTCGTGACGACGCGCCTCGCCGAACCCATGCGCGCGTACTGCTCCGACCTCACGGAGGCGCGCGTCCCGGCCGGCCACTGGCTCCAGCTCGAACGCCCCGACCTGGTGAACGCGCACCTGGCCGACTGGCTGAGCCGCATGGGCATCACCCCGGCCCCGTAGCACCCACGCGGTGGCGGGGCCTCGCCCCGGCCGCCCGGCGCGCCTCGCGGCGTCCACGCGCCATGGTCTGGATCTCGCCTTGACCTTATTCGGGACGAAGAGGTCGTGGTCTCAATCGCTGCTCATTCCGGGGCAGTCCGCTGGCGTCCGCCGAAGTCGCGCAGACCCTGTGACCAGGCGCGCGAGCTGTCCGGCGGACACTCGTGGACGGCCCCGCTGTTCTGAGCCGTCGCCGACACTGGGCGGGATGTGAGGCCGTCCAGTCGTTCTTGCCGTCTCGCCGCGGAGTCAACCTCGGCATCACCTATC is drawn from Streptomyces sp. NBC_01717 and contains these coding sequences:
- the glnA gene encoding type I glutamate--ammonia ligase, which encodes MDKQQEFVLRTLEERDIRFVRLWFTDVLGYLKSVAVAPAELEQAFDEGIGFDGSAIEGFARVYESDMIAKPDPGTFQILPWRAEAPGTARMFCDILMPDGSPSFADPRYVLKRILAKTSDLGFTFYTHPEIEFFLLKNKPVDGSRPTPADSSGYFDHTPQNVGMDFRRQAITMLESMGISVEFSHHEGAPGQQEIDLRYADALSTADNIMTFRLVMKQVALEQGVQATFMPKPFSEFPGSGMHTHLSLFEGDRNAFYESGAEYQLSKVGRSFIAGLLKHAAEISAVTNQWVNSYKRIWGGSARAAGAGGEAPSYICWGHNNRSALIRVPMYKPGKTGSARVEVRSIDSGANPYLTYAVLLAAGLKGIEEGYELPAGADDDVWALSDAERRAMGIEPLPQNLGEAISLMEKSELVAETLGEHVFDFFLRNKKQEWEEYRSEVTAFELKALLPVL
- a CDS encoding alpha/beta fold hydrolase, with the translated sequence MTAHTLTTPSHTTSYLAAGPAGGPLLLFAHGWPALAATWRKQLTHFAALGYRVVAPDLRGYGHSTVYGSPDAYRQENVVHDMLELLDHLGRERAVWIGHDWGSPTVWNLASHHPDHTAAVAGLAVPYRSLELGLGALLPLVNRDLYPEVTYPMAQFDYMAYYEEHPERATAVLDADPGSSVRALYRRGDPITPGTRVSPLATLRRDGGWFGGADRAPDLPLDTAVLTEEDAEVLTESLARNGFAGPTAYYLNHEANAVYARQAVNGGRLDLPVLFLGADYDATADVVTTRLAEPMRAYCSDLTEARVPAGHWLQLERPDLVNAHLADWLSRMGITPAP